AGCGGCTGCGCCGAGCCGTAGCCGAGAATCGTTGCTGAGAGTTGTCCGGTTGAATTGTACTCATGCCGCGTGATGACGCCGCGTGGATCGGTTTGCGTCTCGAGCTGTCCGGCGCTATTGTAAACCATGATTGTTTCGTTGCCCAGCGGGTCGATTCTTCGTGTCGGAAGAAGCGGATACGTGGAATTCTCGTATTGCGTCTCGGTTGGCTGAAGGTTTCCGTCTCTTTCAAAGCGTACGCTGTTATTGGTGTTGTATTCGTATGTGAAATCGTTGCCACCAGCACCGTCGATCGCAGTGAGATTCGCGCCCAACCACGTGTAGTTGGTGATGTTACCAGTGGCATCTTTGATCCAAGCGAGACGCCCACTCGTATACCCGCGCTCTTCGAGAACCACCGTGGGAGCCGGCAAGATACGTTCGATCTTCGTCGTATCGCCGGCGCTATTGTAGGTATACCTGTAGCCGCGACTGAGGGCATCATAAACTATCGTTGAGGTCGGACTCGAGGTGTCAAAACTCGCAATTAGGGTTGGGCTATCAGGATGGCCGAAGACCTGCGACGATACTTTATTCGATGATTGTGACGCATAAGTCTGTCGCTCGACAACGTTGTCGAACGGATCATAAATAGAGGTGAGCCGAGCGACGTAATACGAAAAGGCTCCGCCGCTGCATGGCGCGCCGGAGCTAGACCGTGTGACAAAGCTCCCTTGCTTGAGGAAGGGGCTTTCATATTCATAGTTCCACTCGTGACCCCGTTCGTCAAAGTGCGAAGTCAGCACGTGTGTCGAATTGCTCCCCTCAAGCGGCTCGACAATCCCGCTCATCGCCGAATAGCCATACGTCACCGTCACGCTCGTCGGAACGGAATTGCCGTTGCCGTCAAAATTGATCGCCGTGACTCGCGTCAAGAGACCGTGCAGGGCGGGGTTCTCATAACTCAATTCGAACCCGCGGCTTCCAGAGCGAATGTGCCTAATGCGTTTGCGATACGAATTGTTAAAGGCTGGCAGCGGCGCGTCACCGGCAACAGAGCAGTAAATCGGATCTGCCGCCACATTCGTGGTAGTGCTGTAGCACTCGTAGGTCACCGATGTCGCTTGCCATGGTGTCGCAGCGTTCGATGCCTTTTGGACGTTACTGACGTACCCCTGCTCGTCAAAGACGTACTGGGTCTGGTTTTGCAGCGTCATGATGTACTGACAGACATCATTGACGCAGCTCTTGACGAGGCTTGCTTCAAAACCTGCCTCAGGCACGTAGGTCACCTGCCCCTCCGACCCCTGAGTGCCGGTTGCCGTAAACGTCACACGCGAGCCGTTACCGGCCTCAAAATATAACGTTGAATAGTAATAGTGGCCGAGCACGTCAGGGAAGCGGTTCGAGCGCAGCCGCATATTGTAGTTATGCGTCCAGCCGGCGGGGAACGGATGCCCGACGACGTTGCGGTCGTATGTCGTCGCGTGAGCGGTTGAGTAACTGCGCACAAATTCAAGCTGGCCGTTCGCGGTGAATACGCTCAGATCGCTGGTGCTGTAGCTATACTGCCCGTTGTTTACGTTGATCGGCCCGCCGATATAGTCGGCATTCTCGATCGACGTGTTGGCTGTATTACATTCAAGGCAGTCGTCTGGTGCGCCGTCATCGATGCCAACACCGCCCAGGTTGTTGGGTGCAGGAATCAAAATGCCGTGAACGCGTACGCCATCGATATATGCGCCGGTGGTGTGCAAACCAGATACTGCATGAGGATCTATCGCGACGGTTGTGGCGTAACTGCTTGAATGGAACGTGTCCCCCAAGCCAATACTTTCCAGCTCTACCCAAGTCGATGATGCGTCAATTGGGTGGCCGCACGATTGACCTAATGGACAGGTGAAGTTGCATGGACTTTGTTCGGTCCCTACGAGGAAATTTATCTGGGTTCCAACGCTCCCTTGGGGAGACTCCATGGCCCTAAAGCCGATACTGGTCGCGTTGACGATCGCTCCCGCAAATCGAAGCACAATGCACGCGTTGGTCCCGGGGGTAAGATGCGCACCCACGTCATCGTACGATTCAGTTGCATATTCCGCAGTGTCGGCCTCTACCCCTTGAGAAGCAAACACTTCGGTCGGGAAGTGCCATTGAGGGGTGAGTCCTTGGCTGCACGTGCTATCGAGTTGCGGAAGAGCGGCGCGCGTCGACTTAGACAAGCCGTTGCTGAGGCCGCGCTCCATGGCTAGCGACATGAGCTCGCTTCTGTCCGCGCGTGACTCCTCGACAACTGCCGCAATATCCTGCGTGAAATAGCTGGTTAGGTTGCTCTCCGCAACAACTGACTCTACAAAACGTCCATCTACTGCCTGCGGCGCGTCGTTCAAGCCGACATCGCTGAGGCTGATTTTGTGCGACGGTTCAATATTGGTCGCGCCGAAGTGTGCTGCCGCATACTCCAGATTATGGCGAAAATTAAGGGCTTGTGCGATTGGTGAAAGAAACATGGAGACCGTAATACTGTAAGCAAAAACATAATGCAGCCATTTCGGAAGGAATGACATACATGCCAGCTTTCAAAGTAACTCGATCCGCCGAAGATAATATCGACATAAGATTTAGTCGTCAAATTTTGGGTCGGAGGAACTTGGCTGATATACTCTCTTCCGCCCTGCGGTTTGACAAAATGACACCCTGCTGGCCGGAATATTTACGAGCATTCTGACAGAATACGAAATAGTCTTAATGTAGTTTGTAATATTATGTACGGAAAAGATGCTCGAAGACACACTTGTGGAGGTATAAGCGATAGAAGCTCGTGCAGCCATGCTGTACAGCGGGCAGTGTTTCGGGTTTGCCGATGCAGGCATAGTGAAGCTCGTCGGCTATCCACGATTGGTGGAATGACGTGCAGCTGCCGCGGAACGAAGCGGCTAACGCTCCGAGCGCTGGCGCTTTGTGCAGAATCGCGTGATGCTGCAAGGTGAGCCAGATGAAGCGGCAGGTTGCACGGCGAGGCGCGACGAAGACACCACGCCGCTGTAGACCCATCCCCCGCCCTGGACGCGATACCACAGTGAGTTGCTTGCGCTGACGGCATCTCCAGACACTGGGGCCGGAACCATTCCGGTTATGACTCTACGACCCCGAACCAGGCTCTTGGGCTTCCTTCGTCAGGTGTTCTGCTTGGTAACAACCTCCGGAAGCAGCTTCTTGCCTATGTTTCGTGCAGTCAAGGCGAACAGGTGGCCACCCATCGACCGCAGCCGGTTGGCGCGATCCCACGTGTAGGCATTCGTCCCATCATTCGTCATGTTGCCGTTGGCGTCGTAGGCGAAGCCACTGCTGCTGATCTGGTTCAGTTTGTTGAACGTGCGCGCCGTGCCGTTGTTGTCGGTCAGGTTGCCCGCGACGTCGTAGCCGTAGGTGAAGGTTTGCGCCGACTTTAACTTTAAGCGGTATTATGAGCTGTCTGCCCCCATACCAGTAATTGCTTCGAAAATAGTGCCCATGCGAACGTAAATGGTATGCTTTATCGTGGAGGCATAATGATCAAGCTTCCCGTATCAGAGAAATAGAAGGCAGCTTTACTTCCACTATTTGAATCGAATCTATATAACGTTGTATTATAATTAGTAGGAATCGTTGCTATTGTTCCATATCGGCGCATCCAGTCTAAAATATCGTCTTGACTCCAATCCTGCACGTAGCCTAATACAGCTTGACGCTGTGCGTATAAGTCAACCAAGCTAAATTCCGACATAAGACTCCTTTACGCCTGACTCAACTAATATGGCGTAACACTTATTTGCGCAGTCGTCACTAAAGCAGGTAGAGAAGTATAAGGAAAAATCGTCTCTACTTCCGGCCCCGTATCGCTCGTTTGGGCTTCCTTCGTCAGGCGCTTTGCTTGATAACCGCCTCCGAAATCGGGATCTTGTTTGTGCTTCGCGCAGTCAGAGCGACGGGCGCTCGATGGTTTCTATCCACTGCACATGCAGGACATTATCGACC
Above is a window of Candidatus Flexicrinis proximus DNA encoding:
- a CDS encoding RHS repeat protein produces the protein MSFLPKWLHYVFAYSITVSMFLSPIAQALNFRHNLEYAAAHFGATNIEPSHKISLSDVGLNDAPQAVDGRFVESVVAESNLTSYFTQDIAAVVEESRADRSELMSLAMERGLSNGLSKSTRAALPQLDSTCSQGLTPQWHFPTEVFASQGVEADTAEYATESYDDVGAHLTPGTNACIVLRFAGAIVNATSIGFRAMESPQGSVGTQINFLVGTEQSPCNFTCPLGQSCGHPIDASSTWVELESIGLGDTFHSSSYATTVAIDPHAVSGLHTTGAYIDGVRVHGILIPAPNNLGGVGIDDGAPDDCLECNTANTSIENADYIGGPINVNNGQYSYSTSDLSVFTANGQLEFVRSYSTAHATTYDRNVVGHPFPAGWTHNYNMRLRSNRFPDVLGHYYYSTLYFEAGNGSRVTFTATGTQGSEGQVTYVPEAGFEASLVKSCVNDVCQYIMTLQNQTQYVFDEQGYVSNVQKASNAATPWQATSVTYECYSTTTNVAADPIYCSVAGDAPLPAFNNSYRKRIRHIRSGSRGFELSYENPALHGLLTRVTAINFDGNGNSVPTSVTVTYGYSAMSGIVEPLEGSNSTHVLTSHFDERGHEWNYEYESPFLKQGSFVTRSSSGAPCSGGAFSYYVARLTSIYDPFDNVVERQTYASQSSNKVSSQVFGHPDSPTLIASFDTSSPTSTIVYDALSRGYRYTYNSAGDTTKIERILPAPTVVLEERGYTSGRLAWIKDATGNITNYTWLGANLTAIDGAGGNDFTYEYNTNNSVRFERDGNLQPTETQYENSTYPLLPTRRIDPLGNETIMVYNSAGQLETQTDPRGVITRHEYNSTGQLSATILGYGSAQPLRTEFYYDDLGRLVETREPNGSRTVTLHDAAGNLTKSIRNYVGATPLGTTNGAYGDASFNASFPDRNLVTTYQYDMGGRLTHHRSVRARDVSYIQPAQLTDGRVHQLRS